A window of the Cydia pomonella isolate Wapato2018A unplaced genomic scaffold, ilCydPomo1 PGA_scaffold_90, whole genome shotgun sequence genome harbors these coding sequences:
- the LOC133534372 gene encoding LOW QUALITY PROTEIN: NADH-ubiquinone oxidoreductase chain 5-like (The sequence of the model RefSeq protein was modified relative to this genomic sequence to represent the inferred CDS: deleted 1 base in 1 codon; substituted 1 base at 1 genomic stop codon) — protein MSNDFSIKIVGIIIILAAITKRAQIPFRSXLPVAIAAPTPVSALVHSSTLVTAGIYLLIRFNNLLLDLFILKILLLLSGLTIFIAGITANYEFDLKKIIALSTLRQLGLIIRILRIGLPDLAFFHLLTHAIFKALLFICAGVVIHIINNIQDIRYMGGIRYYLPFTSLCLNISNMALCGIPFLAGFYSKDIILELVSLRYLNIFIFFLYYISTGLTIYYRFRLIIYLMINDFNLLRIYNLYDEDFIILKSIFTLLFMRVVRGRFLR, from the exons atgtctaatgatttttctataaaaatagttggaattataattattttagctGCTATAACTAAAAGAGCTCAAATTCCTTTTAGATCATGATTACCTGTGGCTATAGCTGCTCCTACTCCTGTTTCAGCTTTAGTACATTCATCTACATTAGTTACAGCtgggatttatttattaattcgatttaataatttattattggatttatttatattaaaaattttattattattatctggtttaactatatttatagCAGGAATTACAGCAAATTATGAATTtgacttg aaaaaaattattgcatTATCTACTTTGAGACAATTAGggttaataataagaattttaaGAATAGGATTACCAGATTTAgcattttttcatttattaactCATGCTATATTTaaagctttattatttatatgtgcTGGGGTAGTtattcatataataaataatattcaagaTATTCGTTATATGGGGGGAATTAGATATTATTTACCGTTTACTtctttatgtttaaatatttctaatatgGCTTTATGTGGAATTCCCTTTTTAGCTGGATTTTATTCAAAGGATATAATTTTAGAATTAGTTTCTTtaagatatttaaatatatttattttttttttatattatatttctactgggctaactatatattatagatttcgtttaataatatacttaatgattaatgattttaatttattaagaatttataatttatatgatgaagattttattatattaaagagtatatttactttattatttatgagaGTTGTTAGAGGTAGATTTTTGAGatga